From the Malus domestica chromosome 17, GDT2T_hap1 genome, one window contains:
- the LOC139193852 gene encoding EID1-like F-box protein 2 → MILTKQYRCIHSASCRCTKGHLSEDVLFLVFRQLNWNPKLIATFSLVCKWFDDLAKRVLWKEFCRTRAPKMMLDLQSGGSHSVDGNWRALGKLLIYCTGSKKGGLFNSIQIPGHSVYRTRFSRTSGKSFLLPQCRTDVLYVSDPCEHLDQGEEGDVGFFRGVFKSFSMSKVRKMLIKKAAQLHPTEVCPYCKAKLWSMLQAKMIPQSASCRLGAYEDCIEYFVCLNGHMLGICTLLPISDSEEASELE, encoded by the coding sequence ATGATTCTTACAAAGCAGTATCGTTGCATCCACTCAGCAAGCTGTCGTTGCACAAAAGGTCATCTAAGTGAAGATGTGTTATTCCTTGTATTCCGACAGTTGAATTGGAATCCCAAGTTGATTGCTACATTTTCCCTCGTTTGCAAATGGTTTGATGATCTTGCCAAGCGTGTGCTGTGGAAGGAATTTTGCCGAACAAGAGCACCGAAGATGATGCTTGATCTTCAGTCTGGTGGGAGTCACAGTGTAGATGGGAACTGGAGGGCACTCGGGAAGCTTCTTATTTACTGTACAGGATCTAAGAAAGGTGGCCTCTTTAACAGTATTCAAATCCCTGGTCACTCTGTTTACAGGACCAGGTTCTCTAGGACGTCAGGGAAGAGCTTTCTTTTACCACAATGCAGAACAGATGTTTTGTATGTGTCTGACCCCTGTGAACATCTTGACCAAGGTGAAGAGGGAGATGTGGGTTTTTTCCGCGGAGTTTTCAAGTCCTTCTCGATGTCCAAGGTTCGGAAGATGTTGATTAAGAAGGCGGCCCAACTTCATCCGACAGAGGTGTGCCCTTACTGTAAGGCTAAGTTATGGAGCATGTTGCAAGCCAAAATGATACCGCAGAGTGCCAGCTGCAGATTGGGAGCCTATGAGGATTGCATTGAGTATTTTGTTTGCCTCAACGGACATATGCTCGGGATCTGTACACTGCTACCTATATCTGATTCAGAAGAGGCATCAGAGTTGGAGTAA
- the LOC103404494 gene encoding membrane-anchored ubiquitin-fold protein 1, which translates to MAGVQDQLEIKFRLTDGSDIGPKSFPAATSVVNLKESILAQWPKEKDNGPRTVKDVKLISAGRILENNRTVAECRSPLCDVPGGVTTMHVVVQPPSQEKEKKLMSEPKQNKCVCVIL; encoded by the exons ATGGCAGGGGTGCAAGATCAATTGGAGATCAAGTTTCGGTTGACTGATGGATCAGATATCGGCCCCAAAAGCTTTCCTGCTGCTACCAGTGTTGTAAACttgaaggaaagcattcttgCTCAATGGCCTAAAG AGAAGGATAATGGACCGAGGACTGTCAAAGATGTCAAGCTAATAAGTGCGGGACGAATACTGGAGAACAACAGAACAGTTGCAGAGTGCCGGAGTCCATTATGTGACGTCCCTGGTGGAGTTACAACTATGCATGTCGTTGTTCAACCACCTTCACAGGAGAAAG AAAAGAAACTGATGAGCGAGCCAAAGCAGAACAAATGCGTTTGTGTTATATTATAA
- the LOC103404495 gene encoding chaperone protein ClpB3, chloroplastic, which produces MASATSLSSGVALVHLPQSGFPKCCDKASVFARPHHSLSFNSRADSFQAFISRQLTPNGSFRTGLWRTNRNSRPFVVRCEASTGRGRITQQDFTEMAWQAIVSSPEVAKENKHQIVETEHLLKALLEQKNGLARRIFSKVGVDNARLLEATDKYIQRQPKVFGESAGSMLGRDLEALIQRARDYKKEYGDSFVSVEHLVLGFSQDQRFGKQLFRDFQISKEALKSAIESIRGRQSVIDQDPEGKYEALEKYGKDLTAMAKVGKLDPVIGRDDEIRRCIQILSRRTKNNPVLIGEPGVGKTAISEGLAQRIVQGDVPQALMNRKLISLDMGALIAGAKYRGEFEDRLKAVLREVTESEGQIILFIDEIHTVVGAGATNGAMDAGNLLKPMLGRGELRCIGATTLDEYRKYIEKDPALERRFQQVYVDQPTVEDTVSILRGLRERYELHHGVRISDGALVEAAILSDRYISGRFLPDKAIDLVDEAAAKLKMEITSKPTALDEINRSVLKLEMERLSLTNDTDKSSKERLNRLEAELALLKEKQSELSEQWEHEKSVMTRIQSIKEEIDRLNLEIQQAEREYDLNRAAELKYGSLNSLQRQLVDAEKELDEYMRSGKSMLREEVTGSDIAEIVSKWTGIPVSKLQQSEMEKLLHLEDELHKRVVGQEPAVRSVAEAIQRSRAGLSDPHRPIASFMFMGPTGVGKTELAKALASYLFNTEETLVRIDMSEYMEKHAVSRLIGAPPGYVGYEEGGQLTEVVRRRPYSVILFDEIEKAHSDVFNVFLQILDDGRITDSQGRTVSFTNTVIIMTSNVGSQYILNADDDDSPKELAYDTIKHRVLEAARSIFRPEFMNRVDEYIVFQPLDREQISRIVKLQLDRVRKRIADRKMKIKVSDAAIELLGSLGYDPNYGARPVKRVIQQYVENELAKCILRGEFREEDTVAIDTEVTTFSSGQLPQQKLVFRRLETTDSESPATENQEAFSEAR; this is translated from the exons ATGGCGTCGGCGACCTCGCTCTCTTCTGGGGTCGCTCTTGTTCATCTTCCCCAATCGGGTTTTCCCAAATGCTGCGATAAAGCTTCCGTCTTTGCCCGCCCCCACCACTCCCTCAGCTTCAATTCCCGTGCCGACTCCTTTCAGGCGTTCATTTCACGGCAGTTGACTCCGAACGGTTCGTTCCGAACCGGGTTGTGGAGAACTAATCGGAATTCGAGGCCTTTCGTCGTGCGCTGTGAAGCTTCAACTGGAAGGGGAAGG ATTACACAGCAGGATTTTACAGAAATGGCGTGGCAAGCAATTGTTTCGTCGCCGGAAGTGGCGAAAGAGAACAAGCATCAGATAGTGGAGACTGAACATCTGTTGAAGGCACTCTTGGAGCAGAAGAATGGTCTTGCTCGTCGGATTTTTTCCAAGGTTGGGGTGGACAATGCCCGGCTTCTCGAGGCCACTGATAAGTATATTCAGCGCCAACCAAAG GTTTTTGGTGAATCTGCGGGCTCAATGTTGGGACGTGATTTGGAAGCCTTGATTCAGCGAGCCAGGGATTACAAGAAAGAGTATGGGGACTCATTTGTGTCTGTCGAGCATTTGGTACTTGGTTTTTCTCAAGATCAACGCTTTGGGAAGCAATTATTTCGGGATTTTCAAATATCCAAGGAAGCTTTGAAATCTGCTATAGAATCCATAAGGGGGCGCCAATCAGTTATTGACCAAG ATCCTGAAGGGAAATATGAAGCACTTGAAAAGTACGGAAAAGATTTAACAGCTATGGCAAAAGTAGGAAAGCTTGACCCAGTAATAGGAAGAGATGATGAAATTCGCAGGTGCATCCAGATTCTCTCCAGAAGAACAAAGAACAACCCGGTGCTGATTGGTGAACCAGGTGTCGGAAAAACTGCAATTTCTGAAGG GCTTGCTCAAAGAATCGTGCAAGGGGATGTCCCACAAGCTCTGATGAATCGTAAG TTAATATCCCTTGACATGGGCGCACTAATTGCTGGGGCAAAATATCGGGGAGAATTTGAGGACAGGCTGAAGGCAGTACTCAGGGAAGTAACAGAATCAGAGGGCCAGATAATCCTTTTTATCGATGAGATCCACACAGTTGTTGGTGCAG GTGCTACAAATGGTGCAATGGATGCTGGTAATCTCTTAAAACCCATGCTTGGTCGAGGAGAGTTGCGGTGTATAGGTGCAACAACACTGGATGAGTATCGTAAATATATTGAGAAAGATCCGGCATTGGAGCGTCGGTTCCAGCAAGTTTATGTTGATCAACCTACAGTGGAAGATACCGTTTCAATACTCCGGGGACTGCGTGAGAGATATGAGTTGCATCATGGAGTCCGCATTTCTGATGGTGCACTGGTGGAAGCTGCAATTCTCTCAGACCGTTACATCAGTGGGCGATTTTTACCTGACAAAG CTATTGACTTAGTTGATGAAGCTGCTGCTAAATTGAAAATGGAGATTACGTCAAAGCCCACAGCCCTAGATGAGATCAATCGTTCGGTGTTGAAACTTGAAATGGAGAGATTATCTCTTACAAATGATACGGACAAATCTTCAAAAGAGAGATTGAACCGCCTTGAAGCTGAGTTAGCTCtcttaaaagaaaaacaatccGAGTTGTCTGAGCAGTGGGAGCATGAAAAATCTGTCATGACTCGCATTCAGTCAATCAAGGAAGAG ATTGACAGACTAAATCTTGAGATCCAGCAAGCCGAACGAGAGTATGATCTCAACCGTGCGGCTGAGTTGAAGTACGGGAGTCTGAATTCTTTGCAGCGTCAACTCGTTGATGCAGAAAAAGAGCTCGATGAGTATATGAGGTCTGGGAAGTCCATGTTGAGAGAGGAAGTTACTGGAAGTGATATTGCTGAAATAGTAAGTAAGTGGACTGGTATTCCTGTTTCCAAGCTTCAACAATCGGAGATGGAGAAGCTCTTACATTTGGAGGATGAGCTGCATAAACGTGTTGTAGGTCAGGAGCCTGCAGTGAGATCAGTGGCTGAAGCTATTCAGCGGTCTCGGGCAGGTCTCTCAGATCCTCATCGCCCCATTGCTAGTTTCATGTTTATGGGTCCCACTGGTGTTGGGAAGACAGAACTAGCTAAGGCCCTCGCCTCCTACTTGTTCAACACGGAAGAAACACTTGTAAGAATCGATATGAGTGAGTACATGGAAAAGCATGCTGTTTCAAGATTGATAGGAGCTCCACCTGGTTATGTGGGGTATGAGGAGGGAGGACAGCTGACAGAGGTGGTTCGCCGGAGACCATATTCGGTTATTTTGTTCGATGAGATAGAGAAGGCACATTCTGATGTGTTCAATGTGTTCCTTCAAATTTTAGACGATGGGAGAATAACTGACTCGCAGGGTCGTACTGTGAGCTTCACCAACACTGTCATCATTATGACCTCAAATGTGGGTTCACAGTATATACTAAATGCTGACGATGACGACAGTCCTAAAGAGTTGGCTTACGACACCATAAAGCACCGGGTACTGGAGGCTGCAAGATCCATATTTCGCCCTGAGTTCATGAACCGTGTTGATGAGTACATAGTTTTCCAGCCCCTGGACCGTGAACAGATAAGCCGTATTGTCAAGCTACAG TTGGACCGAGTGCGAAAGAGAATTGCAGACCGCAAGATGAAGATCAAGGTGAGCGATGCAGCTATCGAGCTTCTCGGAAGTCTTGGGTATGATCCAAACTACGGCGCCAGGCCAGTGAAGCGGGTGATACAGCAGTACGTCGAAAACGAGCTTGCCAAGTGCATATTGAGAGGAGAGTTTAGGGAAGAAGACACAGTGGCCATAGACACAGAGGTGACGACATTTTCCAGTGGCCAGCTCCCCCAGCAAAAGCTTGTGTTCAGGAGGTTGGAAACCACCGACTCAGAATCTCCGGCTACAGAGAACCAAGAGGCTTTCTCGGAGGCTCGGTAG
- the LOC139193853 gene encoding uncharacterized protein, which produces GSGGAIKRRELWGGDGRSGASIALLPCGSLSGHFIHRQDASNVCFGLPGTELACEKECSRGKDYRLIKLAIIDYNRKKERVVVVECRGHDAARLQSIDHAHGWEEDVVDLVEEQHGKNKVLVSFNCETIGAKFPTGRNTSIDLLTAILTFAESIVRGVSEESFSVACLGGVPTRDTPMLKSID; this is translated from the exons GGAAGTGGTGGAGCAATCAAAAGGAGGGAACTTTGGGGAGGCGATGGAAGGAGTGGGGCCTCAATAGCACTTTTACCATGTGGGTCTCTCTCCGGCCACTTCATCCACCGCCAGGACGCCAGTAACGTCTGCTTCGGCCTTCCGGGAACCG AGTTGGCATGTGAAAAGGAGTGCAGCAGGGGCAAGGATTACCGTCTGATCAAGCTTGCAATCATAGATTACAAT aggaagaaagaaagggtTGTAGTTGTGGAGTGCAGAGGCCATGATGCTGCCCGGTTGCAGAGCATTGATCATGCTCATGG ATGGGAGGAGGATGTTGTGGATCTGGTTGAAGAACAGCATGGGAAGAACaaggttttggtttcctttaaCTGTGAGACTATTGGAGCGAAATTTCCTACGGGAAGAAATACCTCCATAGATTTGTTGACCGCAATCCTCACGTTCGCCGAATCCATCGTAAGAGGCGTCTCCGAAGAGTCTTTTTCTGTAGCTTGTCTAGGCGGAGTACCTACAAGAGATACTCCAATGCTCAAGTCAATAGATTGA